A genomic stretch from Polaromonas hydrogenivorans includes:
- a CDS encoding IS630 family transposase: MPQGIAPEQVDIWFQDEMRIGQRGTQTRLWARKGTRPRVVRQQQSESAYIFGAVCPQQSSAVGLVMPQANTEAMAHHLQALSEAVPAGRHAVLVLDRAGWHTTPKLPQFPNVSLLPLPAGSPELNPAEQVWEQLRDRHLANRCYDGYEQIVDACCEAWNAFTQIPGAIRSLCSRNWAILPSASVIS; the protein is encoded by the coding sequence CTGCCGCAAGGCATTGCGCCTGAGCAAGTGGACATCTGGTTTCAAGATGAAATGCGCATTGGCCAGCGCGGCACGCAAACGCGCCTGTGGGCGCGCAAGGGAACGCGCCCCCGGGTGGTGCGCCAGCAGCAGTCCGAATCGGCCTACATCTTTGGTGCCGTCTGTCCACAGCAGAGTAGCGCGGTCGGTCTGGTCATGCCGCAGGCCAATACCGAGGCGATGGCCCATCACCTGCAGGCCCTGAGCGAGGCGGTGCCTGCGGGACGCCACGCCGTGCTGGTGCTGGACCGCGCGGGATGGCACACCACGCCCAAACTGCCGCAGTTCCCAAACGTTTCCTTGTTGCCGCTGCCCGCAGGCTCACCCGAGCTCAACCCGGCCGAGCAGGTGTGGGAGCAACTGCGCGACCGGCACCTGGCCAACCGCTGCTACGACGGTTATGAGCAAATAGTCGACGCCTGCTGCGAGGCCTGGAATGCCTTCACGCAAATCCCTGGCGCTATCCGTTCCCTGTGCTCCCGAAACTGGGCAATACTGCCTTCGGCTTCGGTAATTTCATGA